In Candidatus Roseilinea sp., one DNA window encodes the following:
- a CDS encoding spermidine/putrescine ABC transporter permease codes for MAAITQAQTNAQARRIGRAKRRDWIEGYAFTSPFIIGFLVFTAFPMLYAIWLSFHKWNLIGAPTFVGLDNYIKALTHPTAQLSLYNSAFYTVFAVPIQLVISFTLALALTQAIRFRDLYRAGFYLPIIVPLVASAVVWQRVFHPEFGILNEALGWLGIPPAKWLFDPNLAKPAFIIMSFWMIGRQMVIFIAGLGNIPQSLLEAASIDGAGPVRRLFSIVIPLMTPLIFYNCVIAIINSFQIFVPALIMTDGGPQNATLFAVLNIYREGFQFFNMGYAAALSWELFVIVIGFTIAQFGISQRWVYYSD; via the coding sequence ATGGCAGCAATCACGCAGGCGCAGACGAATGCACAAGCGCGGCGCATCGGACGCGCGAAGCGGCGCGACTGGATAGAAGGCTACGCATTCACCTCGCCGTTCATCATCGGATTCCTGGTCTTCACGGCGTTCCCGATGCTATACGCCATCTGGCTGTCGTTCCACAAGTGGAATCTGATCGGCGCGCCGACGTTCGTCGGCCTGGACAACTACATCAAGGCGCTCACCCACCCGACGGCGCAGCTCAGCCTATACAACAGCGCGTTTTACACGGTCTTCGCCGTGCCGATCCAGCTCGTCATCTCGTTCACGCTGGCGTTGGCGTTGACGCAGGCAATTCGTTTTCGCGACTTGTATCGCGCTGGCTTCTACTTGCCGATCATCGTGCCGTTGGTGGCGAGCGCCGTGGTGTGGCAGCGCGTGTTCCATCCCGAATTCGGCATCCTGAACGAGGCGCTAGGCTGGCTCGGCATCCCGCCGGCCAAATGGCTGTTCGACCCCAACTTGGCCAAGCCCGCCTTCATCATCATGTCGTTCTGGATGATCGGCCGGCAGATGGTGATCTTCATCGCCGGCCTGGGCAACATCCCGCAGTCGCTGTTGGAGGCGGCGAGCATTGACGGTGCCGGGCCGGTGCGCCGGCTGTTCAGCATCGTCATCCCGCTGATGACGCCGCTGATCTTCTACAACTGCGTGATCGCCATCATCAACTCGTTCCAGATCTTCGTGCCGGCGCTGATCATGACCGACGGCGGCCCGCAAAACGCGACGCTGTTCGCCGTGCTCAACATCTACCGCGAAGGCTTCCAGTTCTTCAACATGGGCTACGCGGCGGCACTCTCGTGGGAGTTGTTCGTCATCGTCATCGGCTTCACCATCGCCCAGTTCGGCATCTCGCAGCGCTGGGTGTATTACTCGGACTAA
- a CDS encoding AraC family transcriptional regulator, with product MDPLTQVLNMMRLKSSVYCRSELGSPWGLHFAPRACAVFHVLYRGDGYLQLAGEKAVLALKQGDVVLLPNGDEHLLLEAQDAPVFRNLQLDQWGECAIMRWSEQPAAVVLCGTFDFEHVETFSLFKHLPRVVHIQHNVGSGLNSVLALMAAEAEAERPAKEVVLRRLADILFIQIIQHWVETRGVEHAGWLGALQDRAIGESLALMHSQPDRPWTVAELADAVKYSRSSFAARFTALVGEPPMEYLTRWRLQLAIRLLKEQPALPISAVASSVGYSSEAAFSRAFKRKLGVAPSSYRRQTTQRRLTHTTVSRTASLTTG from the coding sequence ATGGATCCCCTGACCCAAGTGCTCAACATGATGCGCCTGAAGAGCAGCGTGTATTGCCGTTCTGAATTGGGGTCGCCGTGGGGATTGCATTTTGCGCCGCGCGCGTGCGCGGTGTTCCACGTGCTGTATCGTGGCGATGGATATTTGCAGTTGGCCGGCGAGAAGGCGGTTTTGGCGCTGAAACAGGGAGATGTTGTGCTTCTGCCGAATGGAGACGAGCACCTTTTGCTCGAAGCACAAGACGCGCCGGTGTTCCGCAATCTGCAACTCGACCAGTGGGGCGAATGCGCCATCATGCGCTGGAGTGAACAACCAGCGGCCGTGGTGTTGTGCGGCACATTCGACTTTGAGCATGTTGAGACGTTCTCTTTGTTCAAACACCTGCCACGCGTCGTGCACATCCAGCACAACGTGGGCAGTGGGCTGAACAGTGTGCTGGCGCTGATGGCAGCAGAGGCAGAAGCTGAACGCCCGGCAAAAGAAGTCGTGCTACGCCGGCTGGCCGACATTTTGTTCATTCAGATCATTCAACACTGGGTTGAAACGCGCGGCGTAGAACACGCCGGCTGGCTGGGCGCACTGCAAGACCGCGCCATTGGCGAGTCTCTGGCCCTGATGCATAGTCAGCCCGATCGGCCCTGGACGGTTGCCGAACTGGCAGACGCGGTGAAATATTCGCGCTCCTCCTTTGCCGCGCGCTTCACTGCGTTGGTTGGCGAGCCACCGATGGAATATCTGACCCGCTGGCGTTTGCAATTGGCCATTCGTCTGCTCAAGGAACAGCCTGCTTTGCCAATTAGCGCCGTCGCCAGCTCGGTGGGTTACTCGTCGGAGGCGGCCTTCAGCCGAGCGTTCAAACGAAAGCTCGGTGTTGCGCCGAGCAGCTATCGCCGGCAGACGACGCAGCGCCGACTCACCCACACAACCGTCAGCCGGACTGCGTCACTTACGACAGGTTGA
- the lutB gene encoding lactate utilization protein B, which translates to MKFKPKDFSRSVTIALNDIQLQTALDRGTTRGVNARIAAMAETTDANALRHQARLAREHALNHLPDLLEQLERNVTVNGGHVLWARDAAELNQIILDLCRKHNVRRVTKGKSMVTEESELNHALEAKGIEVVESDLGEYIIQLADETPSHIVFPMLHKTKEATAQLLHDKLGMPMTDKPEDMTRFVRRVMRQKYLEADMGISGVNFAIAETGTIATVENEGNNRLSTSTPRVYVAVMGIEKVIATWEDYVVLVQLLSRSATGQRLSVYNNLMSGPRREGEPDGPEHFYLVIMDNGRSRILGTEYAESLACIRCGACLNACPVYQNIGGHAYGWVYPGPIGSIVSPLLLGPINAPKLPYASSLCGACQAACPVEIAIPDMLLKLRRDLVQVGDPTAGWRIGMRLWAIAFKSPALYRLGGELAGLATRLLAGRSGKISSLPPPFNAWTKQRDFPAFARQSFRERMRRRRDND; encoded by the coding sequence ATGAAATTCAAGCCAAAAGATTTCTCCCGCTCCGTCACTATCGCTCTCAACGACATCCAACTGCAAACCGCGCTCGATCGCGGCACGACGCGCGGGGTGAATGCGCGCATCGCGGCGATGGCTGAAACCACCGACGCAAACGCGCTGCGCCACCAAGCGCGCTTGGCCCGCGAGCATGCCTTGAACCACTTGCCCGATCTGCTCGAGCAGCTCGAACGCAACGTGACCGTCAACGGCGGGCACGTGCTTTGGGCACGCGATGCCGCCGAGCTGAACCAAATCATCCTCGACCTGTGCCGCAAGCACAACGTCCGGCGCGTGACCAAGGGCAAGAGCATGGTCACCGAGGAGAGCGAGCTGAACCACGCGCTGGAAGCAAAGGGCATCGAGGTGGTGGAGAGCGATTTGGGCGAATACATCATTCAGCTTGCCGACGAGACGCCTAGCCACATCGTCTTCCCCATGCTGCACAAGACCAAGGAAGCTACCGCACAACTGCTCCACGACAAACTCGGCATGCCGATGACCGACAAGCCGGAGGACATGACGCGCTTCGTGCGCCGGGTGATGCGCCAAAAGTATCTGGAAGCCGACATGGGGATCAGCGGCGTCAACTTCGCCATCGCCGAGACCGGTACGATCGCCACGGTCGAGAACGAGGGCAACAATCGGCTCTCCACCAGCACGCCGCGCGTGTATGTCGCCGTGATGGGCATCGAGAAGGTGATCGCGACGTGGGAGGACTACGTGGTGTTGGTGCAGTTGCTCAGCCGCAGCGCCACCGGCCAGCGCCTGAGCGTCTATAACAACCTGATGAGCGGGCCGAGGCGCGAAGGCGAACCCGACGGGCCGGAGCATTTCTACCTCGTCATCATGGACAACGGCCGGTCGCGAATCCTGGGCACGGAGTATGCCGAGAGCCTGGCGTGCATCCGCTGCGGCGCGTGCTTGAACGCCTGCCCGGTGTATCAGAACATCGGCGGTCACGCCTATGGCTGGGTGTATCCGGGGCCGATCGGCTCGATCGTCTCGCCGTTGCTGCTCGGCCCGATCAATGCGCCAAAGCTGCCGTATGCCAGCAGCCTATGCGGCGCATGCCAAGCAGCTTGTCCGGTCGAGATCGCCATCCCCGACATGCTGCTGAAGCTGCGGCGCGACCTGGTGCAGGTCGGCGACCCGACAGCCGGCTGGCGCATTGGCATGCGGCTTTGGGCGATCGCGTTCAAGTCGCCGGCACTCTATCGGCTGGGTGGTGAGCTGGCCGGCCTGGCAACTCGCTTGCTGGCCGGTCGCAGCGGCAAGATCAGCTCGCTGCCGCCGCCGTTTAACGCCTGGACGAAGCAGCGCGACTTTCCGGCATTCGCACGTCAGTCTTTCCGCGAGCGGATGAGGCGACGCAGGGACAATGACTAG
- a CDS encoding 2-alkenal reductase, whose translation MVGSVIRHLIAYAAAAALLAGCAAPPRVVVVTATPLPPSPTATPAPLAPLGEPGQIERLVEGLFVELYERASPSVVHITTRTQVFDFFRGVVPNEGTGSGFFFDDQGHIVTNYHVVEGADEIEIVLADGTRTGARVIGADAYSDLAVLRADNLSPEQIKPLPMGTTKNLKVGMRVLAIGNPFGLDRTLTTGVISALGRTIEREDQAVLGEVIQTDAAINPGNSGGPLLNLRGEVIGVNTSIRSPIGASVGIGFAVPADTVVRIVPELIARGRYDHPWLGIVAYEITPDLARILELPVDRGLLIAQVQPGAAADRAGVRGATQQLRLRGGYLLIGGDILTAVDGRPIATRDQLTIYLENNKRVGEAVTLSLIRDGQPITLTATLTARP comes from the coding sequence ATGGTTGGTTCGGTCATTCGACATCTCATCGCTTATGCAGCAGCGGCAGCGTTGCTGGCGGGCTGCGCAGCGCCGCCGCGCGTAGTCGTCGTCACAGCCACGCCCCTGCCACCGTCGCCTACGGCGACGCCGGCGCCTCTTGCGCCGCTCGGCGAGCCGGGGCAAATCGAGCGGCTGGTCGAGGGCCTGTTCGTCGAACTCTACGAGCGCGCCAGCCCATCGGTTGTGCACATCACCACCCGCACGCAAGTGTTCGACTTCTTCCGCGGCGTCGTGCCGAACGAAGGCACCGGCTCTGGTTTCTTCTTCGACGATCAGGGTCACATCGTCACGAATTATCACGTGGTGGAAGGCGCGGACGAGATCGAGATCGTCCTGGCCGACGGCACGCGCACCGGCGCCCGCGTGATCGGCGCCGACGCCTACTCTGACCTAGCCGTGCTGCGTGCCGATAACCTCTCACCCGAACAGATCAAACCGCTGCCGATGGGCACAACGAAGAACCTGAAGGTCGGCATGCGCGTACTGGCCATCGGCAACCCATTCGGGTTGGATCGCACGTTGACGACCGGCGTGATCAGCGCGTTGGGCCGCACCATCGAGCGCGAGGATCAGGCCGTGCTGGGCGAAGTGATCCAGACCGATGCCGCGATCAACCCCGGCAATTCCGGCGGGCCGCTGCTCAACCTACGCGGCGAGGTGATCGGCGTGAACACCAGCATCCGCAGCCCCATCGGCGCTTCGGTAGGCATCGGCTTTGCCGTCCCCGCCGACACCGTCGTGCGCATCGTCCCGGAGCTCATCGCCAGAGGACGCTACGATCACCCCTGGCTGGGGATCGTCGCGTATGAGATCACCCCAGACCTGGCGCGCATTCTGGAGTTGCCGGTGGACCGCGGGCTGCTGATTGCCCAGGTGCAGCCCGGCGCCGCTGCCGACCGCGCCGGTGTGCGCGGGGCGACGCAACAACTGCGCCTGCGCGGTGGCTATCTGCTCATCGGCGGCGACATCCTCACCGCCGTAGACGGCCGCCCAATTGCCACCCGTGACCAACTTACCATCTACCTGGAGAACAACAAGCGCGTGGGCGAGGCGGTGACGCTCTCGCTCATCCGCGACGGTCAGCCGATCACACTCACGGCGACGCTAACCGCTCGGCCGTAA
- a CDS encoding monooxygenase, translated as MDYAHRYCIVGAGTSGLAAAKNLKQNGIPCDVFEKLDDVGGNWYYGKPGSSVYKSTHLISSKPGTEYTDFPMPKEYPDYPSHWQAHEYIKSYARHFGLYDLITFNTGVERIAPTDENATCPLWEVTLSTGETRRYGGVIICNGHNWDPKWPDYPGKFNGLVLHSCQYKTPDVLIDKRVLVVGAGNSGCDIAVESAQNAKVTFHSTRRGYYYNPKYTFGKPSDQVNEFLLRLRVPLTLQRWLYSIILKLLIGLPQDYGLPKPDHKFFETHPIVNQLILYYVGQGDIKVKPDVAELRGDRVLFKDGSEEQIDVIIYATGFNITFPFIEKRYLNWKDGKPVLYWHVFHPHYDNLFVIGLIQPDSGQWGLVDYQAQAVAKFICAQKNNPAKAEMMRRLKATAEQPRNRGIKYKDSTRHYVEVEHFSYREHLKKLIKKMA; from the coding sequence ATGGACTACGCACATCGGTATTGCATCGTCGGCGCCGGCACCTCGGGCTTGGCCGCCGCCAAAAACCTCAAACAAAACGGCATCCCTTGCGACGTGTTCGAGAAGCTCGACGACGTGGGCGGCAACTGGTACTACGGCAAGCCCGGCAGCAGCGTTTACAAATCCACTCACTTGATCTCGTCCAAGCCCGGCACGGAATACACCGACTTCCCGATGCCGAAGGAGTATCCCGACTACCCCAGCCACTGGCAGGCGCACGAATACATCAAGAGCTACGCGCGGCACTTCGGCCTATACGACCTGATCACATTCAACACCGGCGTCGAGCGCATCGCGCCCACCGACGAGAACGCCACCTGCCCGCTGTGGGAGGTGACGCTGAGCACCGGCGAGACGCGGCGCTACGGGGGTGTGATCATCTGCAACGGCCACAACTGGGATCCGAAGTGGCCCGACTATCCCGGCAAATTCAATGGCCTGGTGCTGCACTCGTGCCAATACAAAACGCCCGACGTGCTCATAGATAAGCGCGTGCTCGTCGTCGGCGCCGGCAACAGCGGCTGCGACATCGCCGTGGAGAGCGCGCAGAACGCCAAGGTCACCTTCCACTCCACGCGGCGTGGCTATTACTACAACCCCAAATACACCTTCGGCAAGCCCTCGGATCAGGTGAACGAATTCCTGCTCCGGCTGCGCGTGCCGCTCACGCTGCAACGCTGGCTGTACTCGATCATCCTCAAGCTGCTCATCGGCCTGCCACAAGACTACGGGTTGCCCAAGCCCGATCACAAATTCTTCGAGACGCACCCCATCGTCAACCAGTTGATCCTCTACTACGTCGGCCAGGGAGACATCAAGGTCAAGCCGGACGTGGCCGAGCTGCGCGGCGACCGCGTGCTATTCAAAGACGGCAGCGAAGAGCAGATTGACGTGATCATCTACGCCACCGGCTTCAATATCACCTTCCCCTTCATCGAGAAACGCTACTTGAATTGGAAGGACGGCAAGCCGGTGCTGTATTGGCACGTCTTCCATCCACACTACGACAACTTGTTCGTCATCGGCCTGATCCAGCCGGACAGCGGGCAGTGGGGCCTCGTGGACTACCAAGCGCAGGCCGTGGCGAAGTTCATCTGCGCACAGAAGAACAACCCGGCCAAAGCGGAGATGATGCGCCGGCTGAAGGCCACCGCCGAGCAACCGCGCAATCGCGGCATCAAATACAAGGATTCCACGCGACACTACGTAGAAGTGGAACATTTCAGTTACCGCGAACACCTTAAGAAGTTGATCAAGAAGATGGCGTAA
- a CDS encoding fucose isomerase, with the protein MTEALIVTDKLRAGFVALARTTFDIALAEEVMRAARTALERAGFELIGDARLATDLDALDAMKRALADKPLDVLIGFQATFTDSTLAVRLIERCDAPLLMWAVPEARTGGRLRLNALCGMNLAGHALKLRGVNYHWLYASPDDAQAIAQVTAVAKAGRAWRLLRQTRLGVIGQHPTGFDSCHLDAEQLRRRLGVDVVRFDLPTVFERARAVNGQIGALRDRLGAHIGNLNVLAREPVNGTLAVYVALKQLAEEWRCDALAVRCWPEFFTDLGCAACGAMSLLNTDGLPCGCEADAHGALTQLILQWISGEPAFGTDLVECDAQEDSAVVWHCGQAPLTMANPRDGIRGGLHSNRRLPLVMEFALKPGRVTIARLSRSGGDLRMVIGSGEMLDAPPSFSGTSGVLRFDRPVRDVLATIIEEGLEHHIALAYGDHTAALRALARMLNMPALSL; encoded by the coding sequence ATGACCGAAGCGCTCATCGTGACGGACAAGCTGCGCGCCGGCTTCGTCGCCCTCGCCCGCACGACGTTCGACATCGCGCTGGCCGAGGAGGTCATGCGCGCCGCACGCACGGCGCTCGAACGCGCTGGGTTCGAGCTGATCGGCGACGCGCGCCTGGCAACCGACCTGGACGCGTTGGACGCCATGAAGCGCGCGCTTGCCGACAAACCCCTCGACGTGCTGATCGGCTTCCAAGCCACCTTCACCGATAGCACACTCGCGGTGCGATTGATCGAGCGCTGCGACGCGCCGCTGCTGATGTGGGCGGTGCCCGAGGCGCGCACCGGCGGGCGACTGCGGTTGAACGCGCTGTGCGGCATGAACTTGGCCGGGCATGCGCTCAAGCTGCGCGGGGTGAACTACCACTGGCTCTATGCGTCACCCGACGACGCACAGGCAATCGCGCAGGTCACGGCCGTTGCCAAAGCCGGCCGCGCGTGGCGATTGCTGCGACAAACCCGACTGGGCGTAATCGGCCAGCATCCGACCGGCTTTGACAGTTGCCATCTGGACGCTGAACAGTTACGCCGGCGGCTCGGTGTGGACGTAGTGCGCTTCGACCTGCCCACCGTCTTCGAGCGCGCCCGCGCTGTGAACGGTCAAATCGGCGCGCTGCGCGATCGGCTCGGTGCGCACATCGGCAACCTGAACGTGCTCGCGCGCGAACCCGTGAACGGCACGTTGGCGGTCTATGTCGCGCTCAAGCAACTCGCCGAAGAATGGCGTTGCGATGCGCTGGCCGTGCGCTGCTGGCCGGAATTCTTCACCGATTTGGGCTGCGCTGCATGCGGCGCGATGTCGCTGCTGAACACCGATGGCCTTCCCTGCGGATGCGAGGCCGACGCCCACGGCGCACTCACCCAGCTCATCCTGCAATGGATCAGCGGCGAGCCGGCTTTCGGAACCGACTTGGTCGAGTGCGACGCACAAGAGGACAGCGCCGTCGTCTGGCACTGTGGGCAAGCCCCGTTGACGATGGCCAACCCGCGCGATGGCATACGCGGCGGCCTGCATTCCAATCGGCGACTGCCGCTGGTCATGGAATTTGCCTTGAAGCCAGGCCGGGTGACGATCGCGCGGCTGAGCCGATCAGGAGGTGATCTGCGCATGGTCATCGGCAGCGGTGAGATGCTGGACGCGCCGCCCAGCTTCAGCGGCACGTCGGGGGTGCTCCGGTTCGACCGGCCGGTGCGCGACGTCCTCGCCACGATCATAGAAGAAGGCCTGGAACATCATATTGCGCTTGCCTACGGCGATCACACAGCCGCGCTGCGTGCCTTGGCCAGGATGCTGAACATGCCGGCGCTGTCGCTGTGA
- a CDS encoding aldehyde dehydrogenase, whose translation MMTPQIAEIFQTMAYGPAPESAQPALAWLDKHGRTFGQFIAGRWTQPDPQRLFDSVNPATGRPLARVTQATQAEVDTAIAAAREAFASWSRTPGHVRARYLYAMARQIQKHARLFAVLESLDNGKPIRETRDIDIPLVARHFYHHAGWAQLMETELADYAPLGVIGQIIPWNFPLLMLAWKIAPALAMGNTVVLKPAEWTPLTALRFAEVCEAIHLPPGVVNIVTGDGQVGEMIVNHPGVDKIAFTGSTEVGKKIRAATAGSGKKLSLELGGKSPFIVFDDADLDSAIEGVVDAIWFNQGQVCCAGSRLLVQEGIAPRFYDKLRARMEKLRVGDPLDKAIDIGAIIAPPQLQKITRLVEQGKAEGATIWQPSWACPTEGYFYPPTLFTDVSPAATIAQVEIFGPVLVAMTFRTPAEAVALANNTRYGLAASVWSEDINLALDVAGKIKAGVVWINCTNLFDAASGFGGYRESGFGREGGKEGLFEYVKLKEVRIENAELRNRKSRAKPSTLHAPCSILHSQIDRTPKLYIGGKQARPDSGYSRMVYGADGSAIGEVGEGNRKDIRNAVEAARAAVASWSEHTAHNRAQILYYIAENLSARQAEFAARLVQQTGCDATVAESEVDAAIGRLFTFAAWADKYDGAVHRTPFRAITMAFNEPIGVIGIACPDEAPLLAPVTLLATAISMGNTIVLTPSERHPLSATDLYQVLDTSDVPGGVVNIVTGARDALAKVLAEHADVDAMWYFGSAEGSAMVERASVNNLKRTWVNHGRPRDWFTLGAAEQAEMLRQATQVKNIWTPYGA comes from the coding sequence ATGATGACCCCTCAAATCGCAGAGATCTTCCAGACGATGGCCTATGGCCCGGCGCCGGAGAGCGCTCAGCCGGCGCTCGCCTGGCTGGACAAGCACGGGCGCACCTTCGGCCAATTTATCGCCGGCCGGTGGACGCAGCCCGACCCGCAGCGTCTGTTCGACAGCGTGAACCCGGCGACCGGCCGGCCTCTCGCGCGCGTCACCCAGGCGACGCAGGCAGAAGTGGACACAGCGATTGCCGCGGCGCGAGAAGCGTTCGCGTCGTGGTCGCGCACCCCTGGCCATGTGCGGGCGCGCTACCTCTACGCAATGGCGCGCCAAATCCAGAAGCATGCCCGCCTGTTCGCCGTCCTTGAATCGCTGGACAACGGCAAGCCCATCCGCGAGACGCGCGACATTGACATCCCGCTGGTTGCGCGCCACTTCTACCATCATGCCGGCTGGGCGCAGTTGATGGAGACCGAGCTGGCCGACTACGCACCGCTGGGCGTGATCGGGCAGATCATCCCGTGGAACTTCCCACTGCTCATGCTGGCGTGGAAGATCGCGCCGGCGCTGGCGATGGGCAACACCGTGGTGCTCAAACCCGCCGAGTGGACGCCGCTTACCGCGCTGCGCTTCGCCGAGGTGTGCGAAGCCATTCACCTGCCGCCCGGCGTGGTCAACATCGTCACCGGCGATGGTCAGGTGGGCGAGATGATCGTCAACCACCCCGGCGTGGACAAGATCGCCTTCACCGGCTCGACCGAAGTGGGCAAGAAGATCCGGGCTGCGACGGCCGGCAGCGGCAAGAAACTCTCGCTCGAGCTGGGCGGCAAATCGCCTTTCATCGTGTTCGACGACGCCGACCTGGACAGCGCAATCGAGGGCGTGGTGGACGCGATTTGGTTCAACCAAGGGCAGGTGTGCTGCGCCGGCTCGCGCCTACTGGTGCAAGAAGGCATCGCGCCCAGGTTCTACGACAAGCTGCGCGCGCGGATGGAGAAGCTGCGCGTCGGCGACCCGTTGGACAAGGCGATAGACATTGGGGCGATCATCGCGCCGCCGCAGTTGCAAAAGATCACGCGGCTGGTCGAACAGGGCAAGGCCGAGGGCGCAACGATTTGGCAACCGAGCTGGGCCTGTCCGACCGAGGGTTACTTTTATCCCCCCACCCTGTTCACCGACGTATCGCCTGCGGCGACCATCGCTCAGGTGGAGATCTTCGGGCCGGTGTTGGTGGCGATGACCTTTCGCACGCCGGCAGAAGCCGTGGCACTGGCCAACAACACGCGTTACGGCTTGGCCGCCAGCGTGTGGAGCGAAGACATCAACCTCGCGCTCGACGTGGCCGGCAAGATCAAGGCCGGCGTGGTTTGGATCAACTGCACCAACCTGTTCGATGCGGCGTCCGGCTTTGGCGGCTACCGCGAGAGCGGCTTTGGGCGTGAAGGCGGCAAAGAAGGGTTGTTCGAGTACGTCAAACTCAAAGAAGTGAGAATTGAGAATGCAGAATTGAGAAATCGAAAATCGCGCGCAAAGCCCTCAACTCTCCATGCTCCATGCTCCATTCTCCATTCCCAGATTGACCGCACGCCCAAGCTCTACATCGGCGGCAAGCAGGCGCGGCCCGACTCCGGCTACAGCCGGATGGTTTACGGCGCAGATGGCAGCGCGATCGGCGAGGTGGGCGAGGGTAATCGCAAAGACATCCGCAACGCCGTGGAGGCCGCGCGCGCTGCTGTCGCGAGCTGGAGCGAACACACCGCGCACAATCGCGCGCAGATCCTGTATTACATCGCCGAGAACCTGAGCGCACGCCAGGCAGAGTTTGCCGCGCGGTTGGTCCAGCAAACCGGCTGCGATGCGACCGTCGCCGAGAGTGAGGTGGACGCCGCGATCGGCCGGCTGTTTACTTTCGCAGCGTGGGCAGATAAATACGACGGCGCCGTGCATCGCACGCCGTTCCGCGCCATCACCATGGCCTTCAACGAGCCGATTGGCGTGATCGGCATTGCCTGCCCAGACGAAGCGCCCCTACTGGCGCCGGTCACGCTGCTGGCCACTGCGATCAGCATGGGCAATACGATCGTCCTCACGCCGTCGGAACGGCATCCGCTCTCGGCGACCGATCTGTATCAAGTGCTCGACACCAGCGACGTGCCCGGCGGGGTAGTCAATATCGTCACCGGCGCGCGCGACGCGCTGGCCAAAGTGTTGGCCGAACACGCCGACGTGGACGCCATGTGGTATTTCGGGAGCGCCGAAGGTAGCGCGATGGTCGAACGCGCCTCGGTGAACAACCTGAAGCGCACGTGGGTGAACCATGGCCGGCCGCGCGACTGGTTTACGCTCGGTGCCGCCGAACAAGCCGAGATGCTGCGCCAGGCAACGCAGGTGAAGAACATCTGGACGCCGTATGGGGCGTAA
- a CDS encoding sugar kinase → MSKPTFAGSNVSLVRAHNLRAVLHHFLTEGSVSRAQLAEHTALSNTTITHLIDDLLAQGIVVEDDAETTRIRTASNGHRRVGRPRTGLRLNPNARYAAGVHIGIGILRVAVVNLHAEIIQNTIADFDATAPAERTLNQIARLVQRTVADSRIETDRLIGLGIGASGLVDYETGVNVFAPNLGWRDVPVRDWMQRRLGLPTAVDNNVRAMALGEALFGAGRGVGVLAFVYGRVGVGAGFVVNGRAFRGSGAGAGEIGHTVMIPDGGNRCVCGQYGCLETLVSEPVIVREAERLARRRPHSTLARCLAQNGRTKPIERIFAAAREGDAATLRLLEDRAHYLGIALANLVNVLNPELILLGGMFAQGSEFLLPVAERTMRERAFASLGDRVRVQPTQFGWRAGVIGAASLALSTFFYQLEAA, encoded by the coding sequence ATGTCCAAGCCGACATTCGCCGGGAGCAACGTCAGCCTGGTACGGGCGCACAACCTGCGCGCCGTGCTCCACCACTTCCTCACCGAGGGCAGCGTCTCGCGCGCCCAGCTCGCCGAACACACCGCGCTCTCCAACACCACCATCACCCATCTGATCGATGACCTGCTTGCGCAGGGCATCGTCGTCGAAGACGATGCCGAGACGACTCGCATCCGGACAGCGAGCAACGGCCACCGCCGCGTTGGCCGGCCGCGCACCGGCCTGCGGCTCAACCCTAACGCGCGCTACGCCGCTGGCGTGCACATCGGCATCGGCATCTTGCGCGTGGCCGTCGTCAACCTGCACGCCGAGATCATCCAGAACACCATCGCCGACTTCGACGCGACCGCGCCGGCGGAGCGCACCCTGAACCAGATCGCCCGGCTGGTGCAGCGGACGGTCGCCGACAGCCGCATCGAGACCGATCGCCTAATCGGGTTGGGCATCGGCGCCTCGGGGCTGGTGGACTATGAGACCGGCGTCAATGTGTTCGCGCCCAACTTAGGCTGGCGCGACGTGCCGGTGCGTGACTGGATGCAGCGCCGGCTTGGCCTCCCCACCGCTGTGGATAACAACGTCCGGGCTATGGCACTGGGCGAGGCGCTGTTCGGCGCCGGGCGTGGCGTAGGCGTGCTGGCCTTCGTCTATGGCCGCGTGGGCGTGGGCGCAGGTTTCGTGGTCAACGGCCGAGCGTTCCGTGGCAGCGGAGCCGGCGCTGGCGAGATCGGCCATACGGTGATGATCCCCGACGGCGGTAACCGGTGCGTGTGCGGCCAGTATGGTTGTCTGGAGACGCTGGTGTCCGAGCCGGTGATCGTCCGCGAGGCCGAGCGCCTGGCCCGACGACGCCCACACAGCACGCTGGCGCGCTGCCTGGCCCAGAACGGCCGGACCAAGCCCATCGAACGCATCTTCGCTGCAGCCCGCGAAGGCGACGCCGCCACGTTGAGATTACTCGAGGATCGTGCGCACTACCTGGGCATCGCGCTGGCCAATTTGGTGAACGTGCTCAACCCCGAGTTAATCCTGCTGGGCGGCATGTTTGCCCAGGGCAGCGAGTTTCTCCTGCCGGTGGCCGAGCGCACTATGCGCGAGCGAGCCTTCGCCAGCCTGGGCGACCGTGTGCGTGTGCAGCCTACGCAGTTCGGTTGGCGCGCCGGCGTCATCGGCGCGGCCTCGCTGGCACTGAGCACGTTCTTCTACCAACTGGAGGCCGCATGA